A genome region from Bombus pyrosoma isolate SC7728 linkage group LG14, ASM1482585v1, whole genome shotgun sequence includes the following:
- the LOC122574947 gene encoding N-alpha-acetyltransferase 60, producing MAVSFNRYLILPEIEKSDFKISQENKHKYTDENTTRNLSNEQKTSVIPATVPLCVLGDVQLRFLCPDDLEEVRALCQDWFPIDYPYSWYEDITSSSRFYALAAVYGGVIIGLIVAEIKPYAKLNTEDRGILCSSLGNDCLVGYILSLGVRRAYRRNGIASLLLEQLLAHVTAPERSSVKAVFLHVLSSNAPAILFYQRCHFRLHSFLPYYYVIHGKCKDGFTYVLYVNGGHAPRGIRDWLRHIASAMASLGPCRIPRWIWQRLLWVTTILSYHR from the exons ATGGCCGTATCTTTTAATCGATATCTCATTTTACCGGAAATCGAGAAAAGTGACTTCAAAATATCTCAAGAAAACAAGCATAAATACACGGATGAAAATACCACAAGAAATTTATCTAATGAGCAAAAGACTTCCGTGATACCGGCAACTGTACCTTTGTGTGTTCTGGGTGATGTCCAGTTACGTTTCCTGTGTCCAGATGATTTGGAGGAAGTACGGGCACTTTGTCAAGATTGGTTCCCCATTG ATTATCCTTATTCGTGGTATGAAGATATAACAAGTTCCTCACGGTTTTATGCACTTGCAGCTGTATATGGTGGAGTAATAATTGGACTCATTGTTGCAGAAATAAAGCCTTATGCTAAGTTGAACACAGAAGATCGTGGTATTTTGTGTTCAAGCTTAGGAAATGATTGCTTAGTGGGTTACATTCTTAGCTTAGGTGTCCGTCGTGCGTATAGAAGAAATGGGATTGCATCATTATTATTGGAACAATTATTAGCACATGTCACTGCTCCAGAACGTTCTTCCGTAAAAGCAGTCTTCCTGCATGTATTATCCAGCAATGCACCAGCtatattgttttatcaaaGATGTCACTTTCGATTACATAGTTTTTTAccatattattatgtaattcaTGGCAAATGTAAAGATGGTTTTACGTATGTCCTCTATGTCAATGGGGGCCATGCACCACGGGGTATTCGTGACTGGCTACGTCATATAGCCAGTGCAATGGCTAGTCTTGGACCTTGCAGAATACCACGTTGGATTTGGCAACGGCTTCTTTGGGTTACAACTATTCTTTCATATCATAGATGA